Proteins from a genomic interval of Stigmatella erecta:
- a CDS encoding isocitrate/isopropylmalate dehydrogenase family protein has protein sequence MARIAVIPGDGVGAEVMAPTLRILQALDVSEGLGLVFDTFDFGAERYLETGVGLPPGQLETFRREYDAILLGAIGDARVPDGAHAREILLGLRFGLDLYINFRPCRLYAESLSPLKGQREGQIDFVVFRENTEGPYTGIGGSQKPGTGDEVAVSTELSTRKGVERIIRAAFAWARKKGKRSVVLGDKSNAIPAHQLWLRVFREVAAGYPELEARHLYVDNLALQLVQRPETFEVIVTTNLFGDILTDLGAALVGGLGLSASANLNPDSTPLFEPVHGSAPDLVGQGRVNPMAMFLTAGLMLEELGHAQPAARLENAVLRAIRAGQVTRDLGGTLSTTGVMEAVLRHLEAPA, from the coding sequence ATGGCACGCATCGCGGTGATTCCAGGCGACGGGGTGGGGGCCGAGGTGATGGCTCCCACGCTGCGCATCCTCCAGGCGCTGGATGTCTCGGAGGGGCTGGGGCTGGTGTTCGACACCTTCGACTTCGGGGCGGAGCGATACCTTGAGACGGGCGTGGGGTTGCCCCCAGGGCAGCTTGAAACATTTCGCCGTGAGTACGACGCCATTCTGCTGGGGGCCATCGGGGATGCGCGCGTGCCGGACGGGGCCCACGCGCGGGAGATTCTCCTGGGCCTGCGCTTCGGGTTGGACCTCTACATCAACTTCCGGCCGTGCCGGCTCTACGCGGAATCCCTCAGTCCCCTGAAGGGCCAGCGCGAGGGGCAGATCGACTTCGTGGTGTTCCGGGAGAACACGGAGGGCCCCTACACCGGCATCGGAGGCTCCCAGAAGCCGGGGACGGGGGACGAGGTGGCGGTCTCCACGGAGCTCAGCACGCGCAAGGGGGTGGAGCGCATCATTCGCGCCGCCTTCGCGTGGGCCCGGAAGAAGGGCAAGCGCAGCGTGGTGCTCGGGGACAAGTCCAATGCCATCCCCGCCCACCAGCTCTGGCTGCGCGTCTTCCGGGAGGTGGCCGCCGGGTACCCGGAGCTCGAGGCGCGCCACCTGTACGTGGACAACCTGGCGCTCCAGCTCGTGCAGCGGCCCGAGACCTTCGAGGTCATCGTCACCACGAACCTCTTTGGCGACATCCTCACGGACCTGGGGGCGGCGCTGGTGGGCGGGCTGGGGCTGAGCGCCTCGGCCAACCTCAACCCGGACTCCACGCCGCTCTTCGAGCCGGTGCACGGCTCCGCGCCGGACCTCGTGGGCCAGGGGCGGGTGAACCCCATGGCCATGTTCCTGACGGCCGGGCTGATGCTGGAGGAGCTGGGCCACGCGCAACCCGCGGCCCGGCTGGAGAACGCCGTCCTCCGGGCGATCCGCGCGGGGCAGGTGACGCGGGACCTGGGGGGGACGCTCTCCACCACCGGGGTGATGGAGGCGGTGCTGCGGCACCTGGAGGCCCCAGCGTAG
- a CDS encoding VOC family protein, producing the protein MSPPPPTPMEKLEFFSAIVLVSKDTRRLAAFYRDTLGLPLEEEIHPDSDVHYACEIGDIHFAIFPEPQKHLDRGARVGHGQVKFAFTVFDLDALVKALRERGVEVTYPPMQAEDFIRMTAIRDPDGNYIELTQMDERWFKHLASRKRQGIDVVHRWKERTGAAQPAPAEGPEDGPKWFDKPRPA; encoded by the coding sequence ATGAGCCCTCCCCCCCCGACCCCCATGGAAAAGCTGGAGTTCTTTTCGGCCATCGTGCTCGTCTCGAAGGACACGCGCCGGCTGGCCGCATTCTACCGCGACACGCTGGGCCTGCCCCTGGAGGAGGAGATCCACCCGGACTCCGACGTCCACTACGCCTGCGAGATCGGCGACATCCACTTCGCCATCTTCCCCGAGCCGCAGAAGCACCTGGATCGCGGCGCCCGGGTGGGCCACGGGCAGGTGAAGTTCGCCTTCACCGTGTTCGACCTGGATGCGCTGGTGAAGGCGCTGCGCGAGCGCGGCGTCGAGGTGACGTACCCGCCCATGCAGGCCGAGGACTTCATCCGCATGACGGCGATCCGGGATCCGGACGGCAACTACATCGAGCTGACGCAGATGGATGAGCGGTGGTTCAAGCACCTGGCCAGCCGCAAGCGCCAGGGCATCGATGTGGTGCACCGCTGGAAGGAGCGCACCGGCGCCGCGCAGCCCGCGCCGGCCGAGGGACCCGAGGACGGGCCGAAGTGGTTCGACAAGCCGCGCCCCGCCTGA
- a CDS encoding aconitase family protein: protein MHRAAHHPPMTLTQKILAHHARGLSRPWVQAGDILQLRVDWTLASELAWNGMERTYQRLGRPGVHDPGRFFLAVDHTVDEVTLRTDAKAQRLTAQARAFAQEAGLRHFQDANVTILHTKFYRELVQPGQVVLGADSHTSSHGGLGAFSIGLGGADVTAALVLGQSWLEVPEAIAVEYEGEPAFGIGGKDIILKTLGELGRNTVALERSVEYRGSAVRAFSTDMRFTIANMTAEFGGLNGIFEADETAARWLSQRSGNQDEALYFQADPDAPYVARHRIALDRLGPLLAKPFSPDNVMEVEGAVGMALDGCFIGACTTSEEELVLAALVLEQALQGRSPLPPSPRKLMVPGDLSIAARLRQTGLWAVYERAGFRMGAPGCSMCLGVASEKARPGEVWLTSQNRNYENRMGAGSLAWLASAATVAASSVAMTVADPRPLLARIDRGRFLQLLGRPDPSRPIEVRRAEPAVAVENPPASASSPSSQGHRRLTGRVQRFGDHVDTDAIIPGEFCHLMDMEEIGRHAFHHVRPAFHARAQAGQTLVVAGEGWGSGSSREHAVWALQGAGIQAVIARSYGFIHKRNLVNEGLPYLVVKAPAFHALVEEDAALEVDLAAGTVRHLASGQTFEAERPSAIVQALHQEGGLTAAIERHGPRVFEALSTQ, encoded by the coding sequence ATGCACCGGGCTGCCCACCATCCCCCGATGACGCTCACCCAGAAGATCCTCGCGCACCATGCGCGGGGGCTGTCCCGGCCGTGGGTACAGGCGGGCGACATCCTCCAGCTCCGGGTGGACTGGACGCTGGCCAGCGAGCTGGCCTGGAACGGCATGGAGCGGACCTACCAGCGGCTGGGCCGCCCGGGGGTTCATGATCCGGGCCGCTTCTTCCTCGCGGTGGACCACACGGTGGACGAGGTGACGCTGCGCACGGACGCCAAGGCCCAGCGGCTCACCGCCCAGGCCCGCGCGTTCGCCCAGGAGGCGGGGCTGCGGCACTTCCAGGACGCCAACGTCACCATCCTGCACACGAAGTTCTACCGGGAGCTGGTCCAGCCGGGCCAGGTGGTGCTCGGCGCCGACTCCCACACCTCCTCGCACGGCGGCCTGGGTGCATTCTCCATCGGCCTGGGGGGCGCGGACGTCACGGCGGCCCTGGTGCTGGGCCAGTCGTGGCTCGAAGTCCCCGAGGCCATCGCCGTCGAATACGAGGGCGAGCCCGCCTTCGGCATCGGCGGCAAGGACATCATCCTGAAGACGCTGGGAGAGCTGGGCCGCAACACCGTGGCCCTGGAGCGCAGCGTGGAGTACCGGGGCTCCGCCGTGCGCGCCTTCTCCACGGACATGCGCTTCACCATCGCCAACATGACGGCGGAGTTCGGCGGGCTCAACGGCATCTTCGAGGCGGACGAGACGGCGGCCCGCTGGCTCTCCCAGCGCAGCGGGAACCAGGACGAGGCGCTCTACTTCCAGGCCGACCCGGATGCGCCCTACGTGGCGCGGCACCGCATCGCCCTGGACCGGCTGGGGCCGCTGCTGGCCAAGCCCTTCTCCCCCGACAACGTGATGGAGGTGGAGGGGGCGGTGGGCATGGCGCTGGATGGCTGCTTCATCGGCGCCTGCACCACCTCGGAGGAGGAGCTGGTCCTGGCCGCGCTCGTCCTCGAACAGGCCCTCCAGGGCCGCTCGCCGCTGCCGCCCTCTCCCCGGAAGCTGATGGTGCCCGGAGACCTCTCCATCGCCGCGCGCCTGCGCCAGACCGGGCTCTGGGCCGTCTACGAGCGGGCGGGCTTCCGCATGGGCGCGCCCGGCTGCTCCATGTGCCTGGGCGTCGCCTCCGAGAAGGCCCGGCCCGGCGAGGTGTGGTTGACGTCGCAGAACCGCAACTACGAGAACCGCATGGGGGCAGGTTCCCTGGCGTGGCTGGCCTCGGCGGCCACCGTGGCCGCCTCCTCGGTGGCGATGACGGTGGCCGATCCCCGCCCCCTCCTGGCGCGCATCGATCGCGGCCGGTTCCTCCAGCTCCTGGGACGTCCGGACCCTTCCCGCCCCATCGAGGTGCGCCGCGCCGAGCCCGCCGTGGCCGTGGAGAACCCGCCGGCTTCGGCGTCCTCACCGTCCTCCCAGGGGCACAGGCGGCTCACGGGCCGGGTGCAGCGGTTCGGCGACCATGTGGACACGGACGCCATCATCCCCGGCGAGTTCTGCCACCTCATGGACATGGAGGAGATTGGCCGCCATGCCTTCCACCACGTCCGGCCGGCGTTCCACGCGCGGGCCCAGGCAGGCCAGACGCTGGTGGTGGCCGGCGAGGGCTGGGGCTCGGGCAGCTCCCGCGAGCACGCGGTGTGGGCGCTCCAGGGCGCGGGCATCCAGGCCGTCATCGCGCGCAGCTATGGCTTCATCCACAAGCGCAACCTCGTCAACGAGGGGCTGCCCTACCTCGTGGTGAAGGCGCCCGCGTTCCACGCGCTCGTGGAGGAAGACGCGGCGCTGGAGGTGGACCTCGCGGCCGGCACCGTGCGCCACCTGGCCTCGGGGCAGACCTTCGAGGCGGAGCGGCCCAGCGCCATCGTGCAGGCGCTGCACCAGGAAGGCGGGCTCACCGCGGCCATCGAGCGGCATGGCCCCCGGGTCTTCGAGGCCCTGAGCACGCAGTGA
- a CDS encoding LeuA family protein: MSGPSTPSSPRAPAPLPPDGSPPASPESLIYDWNQAEAAPRPPQPFGLIDETLRDGIQSPSATHPSLEDKLELLELIQAIGVDSVNLGMPCASPRALADAVAMSRHIQARRLALTPAVAARTVLGDVEKALDVVQQGGMPVVLYVFIGASTLRQWAEGWNLDFLAKASASAISLAVREGLEVAFVTEDTSRSSPEILDPLFRAALGHGARRLVLCDTVGHATPAGARALVRWTRRLIASTGVPGQVEWHGHNDRGLSLDNALAALSAGADRLQACGLGVGERVGNTAMDVLLLNLKLLGWYEHDLSRLADYTRKVSEALRIPIPFNHPLSGRDAFRTGTGVHASALIKALGRDDGRLADHLYSSIPAREFGREQRIEVGFMSGLSNVRFWLESRGLTSDEPLCQELLAWAKSRDSLPREEEILQAVDAYHYRKQTAG; the protein is encoded by the coding sequence ATGAGCGGACCGTCCACCCCTTCCAGCCCCCGCGCCCCGGCGCCCCTGCCCCCGGACGGCAGCCCCCCGGCCTCTCCGGAGTCACTCATCTACGACTGGAACCAGGCCGAGGCGGCCCCCCGCCCCCCGCAGCCCTTCGGGCTGATCGACGAGACGCTGCGCGACGGCATCCAGTCGCCTTCCGCCACCCACCCCTCCCTGGAGGACAAGCTGGAGCTGCTGGAGCTCATCCAGGCCATCGGCGTGGACTCGGTGAACCTCGGCATGCCGTGCGCCAGCCCCCGGGCCCTGGCGGACGCGGTGGCCATGAGCCGCCACATCCAGGCACGGCGGCTGGCCCTCACGCCCGCAGTGGCGGCGCGCACGGTGCTCGGGGATGTCGAGAAGGCGCTCGACGTGGTCCAGCAAGGCGGCATGCCGGTGGTGCTCTACGTCTTCATCGGCGCCTCGACGCTCCGGCAGTGGGCCGAGGGGTGGAACCTGGACTTCCTGGCCAAGGCCTCCGCCAGCGCCATCAGCCTCGCGGTGCGCGAGGGGCTGGAGGTCGCCTTCGTCACGGAGGACACGAGCCGCTCGTCCCCCGAGATTCTGGACCCGCTCTTCCGCGCGGCCCTGGGCCACGGCGCGCGCCGGCTCGTGCTCTGCGACACCGTGGGGCACGCCACGCCCGCAGGGGCCCGGGCGCTGGTGCGGTGGACGCGGCGGCTCATCGCCAGCACGGGGGTGCCGGGCCAGGTGGAGTGGCATGGCCACAATGACCGGGGGCTGAGCCTGGACAACGCCCTGGCGGCGCTGAGCGCGGGGGCGGACCGGCTCCAGGCCTGCGGGCTGGGCGTGGGCGAGCGCGTGGGCAACACCGCCATGGACGTGCTGCTGCTCAACCTCAAGCTGCTGGGCTGGTACGAGCACGACCTGTCCCGGCTGGCCGACTACACGCGCAAGGTCTCCGAGGCCCTGCGCATCCCCATCCCCTTCAACCACCCCCTCTCCGGCCGGGATGCGTTCCGCACCGGCACGGGCGTCCACGCCTCCGCCCTCATCAAGGCCCTGGGGCGGGACGATGGCCGGCTCGCCGACCACCTCTACTCCAGCATCCCCGCCCGGGAGTTCGGCCGCGAGCAGCGCATCGAGGTGGGCTTCATGAGCGGGCTGAGCAACGTGCGCTTCTGGCTCGAGTCGCGCGGGCTGACCTCGGACGAGCCGCTCTGCCAGGAGCTGCTCGCCTGGGCCAAGAGCCGCGACAGCCTCCCCCGGGAGGAGGAGATTCTCCAGGCGGTGGACGCCTACCACTACCGGAAGCAGACCGCCGGGTAG
- a CDS encoding methyltransferase, translating to MGERPPRPRVALLQLLNGAWVTQALHAAAKLRLADFLAAGPLPVDELARQAGTDLRSTGRLLRTLAMFGVFSEVEPDRFTLTPMAEHLRSDRPDSLYHWAVMQGEAWHWDAWGGLAENVRTGQTAFELAHQLPLFEFLDRQPEASTLFNSAMAEMSSLAVKAIVQSYDFSAFPRVVDVGGGEGVLLQHVLEAHGSVQGILFDRPAALDQARARLKGTHLEGRITYQSGSFFEAVPAGGDAYLLKHILHDWNDAQAGKVLRACRAQLPRQGRLLAIEYVLPPGDTFSPGKLLDLEMLVVCGGQERTLEHWKSLMADNGLALERVIATPSGVSIIEASPA from the coding sequence ATGGGAGAACGTCCCCCCCGGCCGCGAGTGGCCCTCCTCCAACTGCTGAACGGCGCATGGGTGACCCAGGCGCTCCATGCCGCCGCGAAGCTGCGGCTGGCGGACTTTCTGGCTGCGGGGCCGCTGCCGGTGGACGAGCTGGCCCGGCAGGCCGGGACCGACTTGCGGAGCACCGGGCGGCTGCTGCGCACGCTGGCCATGTTCGGGGTGTTCAGCGAGGTGGAGCCGGACCGGTTCACGCTCACGCCCATGGCCGAGCACCTGCGCTCGGACCGCCCCGACAGCCTTTACCACTGGGCCGTCATGCAGGGCGAGGCCTGGCACTGGGACGCGTGGGGCGGGCTGGCCGAGAACGTTCGCACGGGGCAAACGGCTTTCGAGCTGGCGCACCAGCTGCCCCTGTTCGAGTTCCTCGACCGGCAGCCCGAGGCCTCCACCCTCTTCAACTCGGCGATGGCGGAGATGTCCTCCCTGGCGGTGAAGGCCATCGTCCAGAGCTATGACTTCTCGGCGTTCCCCCGCGTGGTGGATGTCGGGGGCGGCGAAGGCGTGCTGCTCCAGCACGTGCTCGAAGCCCATGGCTCGGTCCAAGGCATCCTCTTCGACCGGCCCGCGGCGCTGGACCAGGCGCGCGCCCGGCTGAAGGGCACGCACCTGGAGGGCCGCATCACGTACCAGAGCGGCAGCTTCTTCGAGGCGGTCCCCGCCGGAGGGGATGCCTACCTGCTGAAGCACATCCTGCACGACTGGAACGATGCCCAGGCGGGCAAGGTGCTCCGCGCCTGCCGCGCCCAGCTCCCGCGCCAGGGCCGGCTGCTCGCCATCGAGTACGTGCTCCCGCCCGGAGACACGTTCTCCCCCGGCAAGCTGCTGGACCTGGAGATGCTGGTGGTCTGCGGGGGGCAAGAGCGGACCCTGGAACACTGGAAGTCACTGATGGCAGACAACGGATTGGCGCTCGAGCGGGTGATTGCCACCCCCTCGGGTGTCTCCATCATCGAGGCAAGCCCGGCATGA
- a CDS encoding c-type cytochrome, whose protein sequence is MVKKILIGIGGLVALVVVAAVALFLVASSKLSATVEAPTPPLTAATDPQSLARGKHIFESVCYDCHVQDSSGRAAGGVMPDLPKAFGAVITANLTSHPTAGIQGVPDGLIARAVRFGVRRDGHRMVTMPLFGMSDEDLSAVIGFLRSNDEMFAPDERVQPNPQLSPVGKLALGMGLAPLPTWPASGIKAPPKGPTAEYGAYLANEVYVCAECHTPGVDGAKARGPDAFKGGFKFVDTPEGGIYSTNITFGETGLAKYTVPEFSRALQHGINREGIPLRLPMVRVRNLDDVDVQALYTYLQSVPKAEATLPADAAPRVKADFNAGPEKLFSQLGCALCHGEGAKYHERIKPAVGKPVAEVARWIRNPEATLPGTQMPTYHDLLNDEQAAELATWVQAYAAKIP, encoded by the coding sequence ATGGTCAAAAAGATCCTGATCGGCATAGGTGGACTGGTCGCGCTGGTGGTGGTGGCGGCCGTGGCGTTGTTCCTGGTGGCCAGCTCGAAGCTCTCGGCCACGGTCGAGGCGCCGACGCCTCCCCTCACCGCGGCCACGGACCCGCAGAGCCTCGCGCGGGGCAAGCACATCTTCGAGAGCGTCTGCTACGACTGCCACGTGCAGGACAGCAGCGGCCGGGCGGCGGGCGGCGTCATGCCGGACCTGCCCAAGGCCTTTGGCGCCGTCATCACGGCGAACCTCACGTCGCACCCCACCGCGGGCATCCAGGGCGTGCCGGATGGGCTGATTGCCCGGGCGGTCCGCTTCGGCGTCCGCCGCGATGGGCACCGCATGGTGACCATGCCGCTGTTCGGCATGTCCGACGAGGACCTGTCGGCGGTCATCGGCTTCCTGCGCTCCAACGACGAGATGTTCGCGCCGGATGAGCGCGTGCAGCCCAACCCGCAGCTGTCCCCGGTGGGCAAGCTGGCGCTGGGCATGGGCCTGGCGCCGCTGCCCACCTGGCCCGCCTCGGGCATCAAGGCCCCGCCCAAGGGGCCCACGGCGGAGTACGGCGCCTACCTGGCCAACGAAGTCTACGTGTGCGCCGAGTGCCACACGCCCGGCGTGGACGGCGCGAAGGCCCGCGGGCCGGACGCCTTCAAGGGCGGCTTCAAGTTCGTGGACACCCCCGAGGGCGGCATCTACTCCACCAACATCACCTTCGGGGAGACGGGCCTGGCGAAGTACACCGTGCCAGAGTTCTCCCGCGCGCTGCAGCACGGCATCAACCGCGAGGGCATCCCCCTGCGCCTGCCGATGGTGCGCGTGCGCAACCTGGACGACGTGGACGTGCAGGCGCTCTACACCTACCTGCAGTCGGTGCCCAAGGCCGAGGCCACGCTGCCCGCGGACGCCGCGCCGCGCGTGAAGGCCGACTTCAACGCCGGGCCCGAGAAGCTCTTCAGCCAGCTGGGCTGCGCGCTGTGCCACGGCGAGGGCGCCAAGTACCACGAGCGCATCAAGCCCGCGGTGGGCAAGCCCGTCGCCGAGGTGGCCCGGTGGATCCGCAACCCGGAGGCCACGCTGCCGGGCACCCAGATGCCCACCTACCACGATCTGCTCAACGACGAGCAGGCCGCGGAGCTGGCCACCTGGGTCCAGGCCTACGCCGCCAAGATTCCGTAA